The sequence below is a genomic window from Equus caballus isolate H_3958 breed thoroughbred chromosome 11, TB-T2T, whole genome shotgun sequence.
CCCCTCTGGGCTTCCCCAGGCAGCCTAGGTTGGGGAGACATGGGGCAGCCGGTGGTCCGGGCTCCCGGCTGTGtccagccctgccctctctcctgtgtGGATCCATATGTCATCAGGGTGTTGTCTGTGTTCTTTTGACAAAAGGCAGCACAGGGCGCAGAGCGTGGCTGGGACTGCTGATTGATCAGGGCCCCCCTCGATACTCCGCAGGGCCCCCAGGGGTACAGTTGGGGACCACCTCCCAgagcactcattcattcaaggtCATGCGGGTCCCCGCAGGTGTCCTCCCCACCCATCTGCTCTTTGCGCGACAGAGCTCACAGGCCCTGCCCTGCGGCCCTCTCTCCCCGCCACTAGCAGGCGCTCCGGCTGCTGAAACCCCACCAGGAGCCGCAGGCTTTGGTCCCCTTCACTCTTGGCTCTCCGGgcttaaggaaaaggaaagaggtgGACCGTGTTGGAGTGTGGGGTGGAAAGGTGGATGAGGAGACGCATCCACCCCCCAAACGACCCCAGGGTGAGACCCAGCTGTGCGCAGCCAGACACACCGCCAGTCAGTGCCAATCCGACGAGTCCAGTGATCGGCATTGAGCTCCAAGAATACTGTATCATTCAAACAGAGTCCAAAGTGGACACACAGCTCTAGCCGAGGAGGGGGCTGCCCAGTACCCCCAGATTCTGAAGAAGACGTCCTGAATGGATGACTCAGGGCCATACGCAGAAAATGCCTCCTCCAAGGCAGACTCGCCACCCACCAGGGGCAAGCTGTGTCGGCCAAGCAGCTGATGATCGTTGCAGGGTGTCCAGGAGCTCTCTGCTGGAGCTGGGAAGAGGGGTGATGGGATTGCAGAGCAAGGGGCTGTCCAAGAGCCACTTCATCTAGTGCCACATCAGCAAGCCTTGGCTCCATCCTAGCCACAGGGCTACCGGGTCCTTACCtgctgcccaaggccacactggACCCACTGGCCTCTCCCTGTGCTGGGCTTCGTGTGACCCAGGCAAAGGGGTCTGCAGTCTGCTCCGAGGGTGGGAGGGTGCGAGATGCACTAGGCGGCCTCTGTACCCTGCCCCTAGCCCACCAGGGGTCGGCTCCCGGCCTGGAAATGGGGAAGGCATCCCATGTCAGTGGAGGTGACACAGATGGGGAAAAATGCAGAAGCAAAGCCACTGAGACCAGCCGGggcggggttgggggaggggagggctgctgttgttttgttttttcctgcatTTGGGAATTGAAAGCAAagattgctttaaaaaagaaaagaaagaaagaaagaaaaggaagcccCCCGGAAAGGCGGTGTGGGCGGACGGCCTGGTCTGCCGTGGTAAATGGTGGGAAGGCCTCCATCCTCCCGGGCCGCCAGTGTGCTCTTACACTCCTGGCTTCTCAGCACATCTTACAGCTTTACAGTCATTGAGCCCATTTATCTGCCTCTGTCCGCAGCTGTGCTCGGGGCCAGGGGAATGGGGTGAGGGGCCTCTGATTGGTGTCCTGGCCGCACTCGAGGCTCATTCCACATGACCCCATCACTGGTCCCCTTAAGGGCTTTTGGGGTGGTGTCCACAGTGGGGACGCTGGATCTTGGAGACGCATAGTGGGCTCAGCCTCCCACGGTCCCCCCGTAGGGGTCTTGGAGCCCTCTGGGTGTGAACTGGGCTGTTCCCACGGTGCTGGCTgactgctgccctctgctggtcTGAAGCCAGCATTGCATGCCCCTCTCCTGGCTGGATTCCCGAATACAGGTGCCTCTATTCATCTCCTGTACCCAGGAGCAGCTGAGGGTACAGGTAGAGGGGATGCACTTGTGGGGGGTGAGGCAGGGGGCACTGGGCCCCCTCTGACCACTGCACAGAAGGAGCCATGCCTTGTTGTAGCCAGAGGGTGGGGCTCGGCACTCTGCAAGAATCCGCTGACGCGGTTCTGCTTTGACTCAGTGGCCCAGACGAGCTCTCCGGAGGGCTGGCACAGGCTTGCCTCCTGCGGGGAAGCGTGGGACTGAGGGCGGAGGAcaggagaagtggggaggggctgggctgttAGGCATCTCCAGGTCCCTGGCTTAATGGGAGGAGCATGCCCCTGAGTGAGGGCCTGGTGCAGGCCAGACCCGGACTCTGGAGACCGGctgccccactcccaccctgccAGCTGCTCCTACCACGCAGGCCTCCCTGTCGAAGGCCTGGCTCCTGTAGAGGCTCCTGGGGGAGGCACTTGTTTTTGAATCCCAAGACACGGGTGTTGGATTACCTACAGCCCACACTTGGGCACACGTCACTCTCACGGCCCAACGGGAGGGCTCAGAGAACATGCACCCTCAGAACTGGGCTCGCCACGCGGAGGATGGCCAGCCTGCTGAGACGAAGGTCACACGTATCCCCAGGCGAACGAGAGGACGGTGGCTTCAAACCCACGCGTGGGATCTTGTGCCAGGTGCTCCCTTCTCGACGCAGGAACACAGAGTTCTGTCCTCGGCCTCCCTCACCACCCCGGGAGCTGGTGACATCCCCTCCTGTCACCTATGGCACCTGCTTCTCTGAAGCCTGGTCAGAGGCCTCCTGGCTGAGCGCAGGAGGGTGGGGAGTAGCCCTGTCCTTCCAGAAAGGATGACCAGGATGGCCATCGAGGGCAGCCACTCAGGAGTCCAGGGACAGgagtggccttgggcaaggcTCAGCCCCTCGGTTGAGGCCTCTGGCACTGTGGCCTGGCCTGCTGGCCCGTCTTCACTCTGGGAGGCTTGTCATTCTGATCAGTGCTCCTTCGGTTGCTGGTGACAGACACCCACCAGAAAGTGGCTCAAGTGAACCGACAGCTCCTGGAGCCCCAAGGGGAGAGCTCTCCAGCGTCTCTCCCCTCAGCTGTCCTCCCGGCCTGTCTCTGcactccagcctccctcccactGCCCACCAGCTGCCTCTGCTCCTCGGGCCACATTGGAGGCATGGCTCCCCACTCGTACCAATTCCAGCGTGGGCCTCAGGggcccttcctgcctctgcacTCTCCAGGCATTTCAGAAAGGCTCCTGTGGCTTTACTGGACCCAGGGTCCCCTCATGCCTTCAGCTGGGGTCCCGTCCCAGAAGCAGACCCCAAGACAAGGATTCAAGTCCAAGCAGTGTGTTAGGGAAGTGATCCCAAGAAAGCtccaggagggggtggggacttgagacaggaaagagaaggaagcagcaaAAGGTGCGTTCTCAGCTGGTTATCCCCACCGGGGGACGGGGCAGAGTGGAGCCCCCAGAGGAGACCCCGGGAGGGAGCTGGGCATCTGTCCACCCCCCATATCTGTTACCGGCTGAGGGCCGCTCCCGGACACTGACACTCCGACTTTCCTCGCCCGTGGGCTGAGCCCGGAGAATAAGTCCCAGGGCTATGGTCCATGGTTCTGCTGTTTGCCGTGAACACCGGCTTCCAGGTCATGGTGAGCGAACCAGGCACCGTGGTCAGTCAGCCACTCACTCACCCAGCCAGTGCCGATGGGGCGCCTGCTGCATGCCTTTGGCACCAGGGACAGAACCAGGCCGAAGGCCAGCCTGGGAGTGAGTTGGTGCCCGTCCCTGGAGAAGTCTCCCAGGGAGCCTCCACGCTGCCCACCATACCGCACTGTCCCGGGGCTCAGCATGGCCTTGTCCTCACGCGGAGCTGGGGGGCCTTGCCTTGTGTCAGCTCTGTCTCCTGAGACCCAAGTCTTTCAGAGCCCCTCTGTTGACCAATGTTTGGGTCCAAAATGAGGACCAGCTATAAAGGACTGGACTTGGCCACCCGGGCCTTAAGAGCGTGCAGCCCCTGACGGTGTGAGCAGCAGCAGTGGGCTAGAAGAAGGGGCAGCCCCCGGGGCAACCACCATGTGCCCAGGGCAGGTTCTGAAACCTCCCCACTTTCTCATCAGGGTTGAAAGATGGAATGGTCCCCGTGCCCCCGGAGCTCAGGTTCTGTCGGGGGAAAGGGCAGACCTGTATCCTTGAGACCATAATACTCAATGGAGCTGAGGGACCGTTGAGGTCAGAGCTCTGTGGACAGGGCCGAGCTGCGGGAGCGGAGGACCCTGGGCCAGGAGGCTTGCCCCGCGTGGTGTCAAGGGCACggccggggcggggcccgggGGGCCCTCGGAGGTTTAGGCGCTCCTGCTGGATCTCCTGCGAGTGTCTGCCCAGACTCCCTCTCAGATCTCTGCCCTGGGTGGGGGATtccaggggggtggggaggatctGATCTTTAGACGCTCCCTCCGTATGGGATGGGAGCTGAGGGGGTCCTCTCCCCACAGCAGACAGACGAGGCGGCACAGACGGACAGCCAGCCGCTCCACCCCTCCGACCCCACAGAGAAGCAGCAGCCCAAGCGGCTACACGTCTCCAACATCCCCTTCCGGTTCAGGGACCCCGACCTGCGGCAAATGTTCGGGGTGAGTGTGTGCAGCCCTCCGACCCGGCTCCCACCCCACACCAGCAACAGCCCAGGAGCCAGGGTGGCTCCCCCTAGGTTTCCTGCCTCCCGATGTCTCCTGGGTCCAGCCCACTCTGACCtgagcctgggggtgggagggagggggaaggacagAAGCTCAGGGAAGAGGGCCCTGCTGTGGCCACCGACCCCTGGCCAGAGATCTGCCTGTTATCTGGTGCCACCTGTCCTCAGGGCTTTGTTGGGTCCCCTCAGGGCTGAGGTTATGACTCTGTAGTCCCAACCTTCTGACAAGGGCTCCAGAGACCCCTGTGCCCCTCAGAGGGCACCTGGTGGGcagcccagcctcctggcctCACACCCAGCAGCACACTTGGTCCCTACATGATGCCCATCAGCTCACCAGCCCTCCACCAGGGCAGGCACTGTCCTCCCCgctgtggccttgggcagagctgggatcgcATCGCTGTCTGGCTCCAGTCATCTCTCTGCCCGTTCTGACGCCCACCTCTCCATGTTGTGGGGTGAACGGGAAACCCATCAACTGTGCACACCGGAGGCCTCAGGACAGGCCCCTCGGGACCTCACGGGCATTTCCAGGGACCTGGATCACAGGTTCATGGTCTCCTGTGCCAGTGAGAGAGACAGGGCTGCCCCTTGGGGGTTCTGGCCAGGGATGGGGCAGGAATGGGGCAGCAGAGCATCTGGGCCCAGCTGGCCGGTATGTCCTGCCCCACAGAGGGGCCTGGAGTCACTGCTGCTCCGCatccccccagccctgcccaacAGGACAGACAGCAGGCAGTACAGGGTCCCTCCTGCTCCTTGCCTGTCCATAGTCCTTTACCCTTTAGTGTGAATTAGGGCTGGCTATCAGTAACTTGTGGCAGAgtcccaggagggaggggagagggacacTGGTGATGCTGCACCCCTCTggtccccagcctcctcctggcttgtagatggggCCAGCATGCTGGCAGGAAAAGATCTCTCCACGAGAAGGTGGGGAGGGGTGTCCCTGTCCCCACCAAGCTGCACTCAgagcccctcctcctgctccccacaGGAGGCAGAAGGGGACCCCTGGGCTTAAGACCAGACACGGGCAGCGGGTGAGGGTCTCCTGGGGCGCAGGCCTGCGGGCGGCAGTCTTAACCCACCCTCCCCTGTCTCCCACCCCCATCTCTATCTCTGCAGCAATTCGGAAAAATTTTAGACGTGGAGATCATTTTTAACGAGCGGGGCTCCAAGGTGGGTGCCGCCCAGAGGCCGCCACCATTACAGCGCCGGCTGTAGGTCCCGCCAGGCTAACGTGTGAAATGTGCGTTTCCTTCCTGGAGAGCTTCGAGCCCGAGGACCCCTGAGCGACACGGGTGCTTGTATTCCCCGCTCCTCcgcctgcccccacccacccctgtctgtgttgttgctgctgctgcgaggctgccttctctctgagcTGCCAGGACCTCTCTGTCTGCACCCGGAGCCCCGCCCCTTGGCCCGGGTCCCCACCCCGAGCTGCTCCTGGGGGAGCCACTGGCCTGCCTCGGAGTTGGCCTggaggcctggggaaggggccGCAGGGCGGGAAGGTGGGAGGGTGTCCAGCAGAGACAAGCCTGCTCCCCACTCCAGGAGGGGAAGACATCCCCCTCCCGGGCTCCTGGGGTGAAGGTGGGTGGGGCTGCCCCTGGAGGTCCTGGAGCCCAGCCTCGGCACGCCGGGTGGAATGAGAGCGACAGTCCTGGCCCCTGGCCGGTTTGGCGTCTCTTTTGTAGCTTTGGCCTGTCCCCTCGCAGGTGCCAGGTGGTCAGCTCAGGCCAGGCTCAAGCAAGGCCAGCGACTGCCCCCGCCTGGGGCCCATACCCCTCCTGGGCATCCTGCCAGTGGCACCAGGACAGACTGAGTCTCTCCTTTAACTCAGCTGACTCaacccctctctctccctctctctctctctctctccccccacccccactgccctgTCCCCCGCCCCCGACCCCCATGCCtccttttttgtcctttttctcatcCTATGTCTTTCTCTCCGTGTCTGTCCTTCTCCGCTCACAGGGTTTTGGGTTTGTAACTTTTGAAACTAGCTCAGATGCTGACCGAGCCCGGGAGAAGCTGAATGGGACGATCGTAGAGGGACGGAAAATTGAGGTGCTCAGATAAGTGTGCTGCGGCAGGGACACCCCTGAGAACTGCTGCCTGTCACCCTGGGTCCCCCATGGCAGGAAGACGGGGCGGGGGCAGGGCTGCGCTGAAGCCAGAGCCAAGCCTGTCGTCACCTGCCACCCCTGGGGGTCTAGGCTTCAGGCTCATTCAAGGGGCCCTCCcgccccctccttctccttcctggaaGAGGCCTCCAACTGTGGGGGTCAGCCAGACACTGGCAGGAGCCCCAGAAATGTGTGTTTGAGGCTTGGCAGCTCCAAGGACCCGGGCCAGCTCAGTCAGTCCCCCAGTTGGAAAGAGCCATCAATCCCCGTGGCCCCTCTCACCAGGGAGCAgcagtggcccctgccctccccttccccacaccACCAGCGCCCTGTAGTTTGCCTCCCGCCCTCATCTCCCAGAGGGTCAGCAGCAATGAGTGACCAGGGCCTAGAAAGGGACCCAGCCCAGAGGAGCAGCAGGGACAGGAGGCAGGGGGTCCCCCCTGCCCCAGACACtaccctccctctctgcccctcctctgaTGGGCTGTGCATCCTCACCACAGTGCCGTGGGTCTGGATGTCCGTGAGCTGGGCTCTCCGACAGGCAGGACAGCGAGGGGTGGCCAGAGAGGGCACAGCTCAGAGCCCACAGGAGGAGCAGTGGAAAAGCCTGGGGGAGGGTTTCTGGAAGCGGAGGGAATACTGGAGGCCCTGATGCCGGCCAAGCTCCCATGCAGCGCCTGGTGGGCACCTGAGGTTGCGGCCCAAGGCCCTGGGGGCTCACACGGGACGTGGGGGAGGCAGTGTGGCCCAGACCCCTTCCTCGGGTTCCACCGCTGGCCCTGTCCTCTGCTCCATTCCACAGAGGCTTCTGCCTTCCTCCACCCGCTGGCCCCTGGGCAGCGTGACAGGGGCTTAGATATCTGAGAGtaggcctcatcccctttgcgcCCGCCTGCCCCCTCCCTCATTGGCCGGGCTCCCCACAGGCATATGCACCCCAACAGAAAGCTCTCTGCTGGTCTTGGGGAATGGAGTGGCTGGCCATCTTGGTGCCAACTAGGGGCCACCAGGGCACAGTTCGTCATGGGGGCCAGCCTGTTAGCGGGCTGAGAGCACTCCATGAAGAGTCCACCAACCAGCTTCGCCAATGGCCTTGGGTTGGTAGAGAGGCCCGGGCTTGGTGTGTGGGAACCGCCACATGAAGGGCAGGAGCTGGTGGGCTGGATGCCATCCCTGAGCCAAGGCCAGGCACCAGCCAGTGCTGGGAGCAGTGTCGCCAAGCCTCCCTGGAGTGGGTGGCACAGCCGAGAGGAGGCCAGGCAGGAGGGCAGGCCAGGGTGGGGGGCCCGGCTGGTGGCAGAGGCTGTCCGGTGCCCCCACCTGGGTGCCCCACGGCCTCCCTCCCgatcccccagcccccagccccctccgcGGCGGCCGTGGAGGAGCATGCAGAGCAGGACTGGGGCGGCCAGTGGCCCATAGGAGGCtaatgctcccctcccctcccctccctctctccggGCAGGTCAATAACGCCACGGCCCGAGTCATGACCAATAAGAAGACTGCCAACCCCTACACCAACGGTAAGGGGCCCAGGACCCCCGGGAGGAATGGAGGCCCTGGAGGCACCCAGGCCACAGATGCTGACCTCCCTGGATGCAAAGTGCCCCTggtgccccagctctgcccctcaaAAGTGGGTGGGTCAGCCgaggcaggaggagagctggGGCCGCCCACCCACCCAGAGACTCCTGGGCTTTCCCAAGTGTGCCTGGTACCCGGAGACCACGTGGACAGGCTTTGGGCACAGAGGGACGGTGGCCACTTCCTGGATTATTACCTATTTTCTAAGTGCTGAAGGAGAGCCTGGACTGGATGTGTTCAGTATTTAGTGAGCGTGATGACAATTAGAGAGACAGTCCCCGCCCTAGGCCTTGGAAACAACGAAAGGTTGAGGCCTCCAGGGGGAGCCCTGCTGGTCCATAACGTGCGAGCGCACCTGACCCTAAGCAGAAGTGGCCGGTGTTTGAAGATAAGACGGCAGATGCTGAGAGCTGGCTGCCGGGAGGAGTGGAGGGACCGCTCGAGGCTGCCCTGTGTCTTGACTCCACCAGGCGAGGGGGCTGTTTTGAGTGTAGCTGGCAACGTGCATTTCATCGGAACCAGCTCCTTCCCCTTGCCAGGGAGCAGCAGCCCTGCCCAGGTCAGGACGAGTCCCCCTGCAGGGCGTGGGCTTTGCTTCTGCCCCTCAGTAGGGACAGAGTGGGCCGAGCCACCCCCAATCTCTCTTGACCCTGTATGATCAGCTGCACATGGAGTCCGGTGACCAGCCAGCACGGGAAGCCTAGGACAGGACAGTGGGTGGACCTGCCACATGACCCAGCAGCAGGGCCTCCCCATCTGTGcgcctggggcagggcaggggcgcCACTGGGGCGTAATTTACAGGAGATTATTGTGGCTCCCATCCTGCTTTCTTGAGGACTGTGAAAGCTCACATCCTTTCTGAAAATCTGAGAGTACTCGGCTTTGCCAGTGTCCCGAGGGCACACTGGGTGTGACCCTTCTGTGATCTGGTGCTTGgcacaggaagagaaagaggtagACACTTTTATAGGGTCAAGGTGCTCATCGGGGGCTACGAAACCACTGGAGCCAGCTGCCCGCTCTTCACCCAAGAGCCACGCGCCCCTGCTTTCTGGGCAGAACTGAGAACATTGAGGAGCATGGAATTTGGCATGGAATCCGTCCCTGAACCACTGCGGTCTTGGCGCGGAATGGGTGTGGCCCCGAAGCTGGTTGAGTGACAGAGAATGGAGAGGGAGAAGCCTCTGCTCCCCTCTGTGGCAACAAGAGTTCACTTAAACGACTGTGTTGGCCTGGGCAAGAATAACAAGGGctgcagggggccagcctggggtcATCTGCCGGTTAGCAGCGAAGGCCGGCCCACGGGCTCTGCTGGCCTGGGAGTATGGCCCGGCTTCGCTTAAATGGTCCAGAGCACTCAGAAATTCATTGGTGGGTCGGGGGGCAGACTTCCACCGTAGAAAACAAACTCACCTGGTGTGACCAGGTGTTACTATTTACAGAAGAAACAGGTGCCACCCAGGTGGGTCTCAGGCTGCCTCTGTCATCTGGGGTCCCAGACAGTGAAATGGGGCTGGCAGTGACAGGTGGAGGTACTCAGAAGGGAAGCTAGAATTGACAGGTGGAGGTGCCCAGGAAGCCAGAGTAACAGATAGAGGCACCCAGGATTCCAGGATTGGCAGGTGGGGGGCCAGGGCCATCGGAAGCAGACGTTCAGCCTCCGAGAATGGACCCAGAAGAGCTGCCAGGATGGAACCCGGGGGAGGTGGGCTTGGGCCATTGACTCCAGGACTCTGCTCCATCGTGGATTTTTCCTAAGAAGACTCAGTTCTTGGGACTGGAGGCCCTCCCAGGAGATGGACATTTCTTCCCTCCTAACGTGGAATCTATAGAAGATTCCAGAGTCCCAGCAGTAATGATCTGACACAAGCGTCTGCGCCAGTTATGTGAAGGTGAATCAGGGGTGAAAGGCGGCCCACAGTCTTGTGGAGAGTGTGGAGAATGGGTCCCGGGAGGAGCAAGGCCCTGGACACTGTCCTGGATGCCTCCCGGCCACCCACCCAGCAGTGGGGCTGTTAGAAGCTGGGTTGGGGGCTCCCATGTGTAGTCTGCCACGATGGCTTGGCCTGGCCCTTTGCCACACTCTCCAGACATGTCTCCCCAGCTGGCCAGGGGGCTCAAGTCCCTTCTGTCTCTCCTCACATGTCACGCACGCTGCAAAGATAAGACCTGGGCAGACTGAGCGGAGGCTAGGGGCCGGGCATGGTACAATGAGCCAACCCTGCCCATGCTCTCTGGATGCCTGGGGCCAGGGCCTGCCCAGAGCCGGCTGGTTTCCACCCCAGAGGCCTTAGGCTGAAGTGGGTCTTCACTCATGCACCTGGTCCCCGGTGGGAGAGGAAGGCTGGCCCAGGAGCAGTGGGCCCTCAGCCAGCCGGCCTGCAGAGAGGGAGAGGCCGGAGCCAGTTACAGCTTGGGGCCAGGGAGTGGCCAGGCATATGGGTCTGGCATCCCACTGCTGGGTTTGGCCTGGTTCTGCGCTCATCAGCTCTGTGACGAGAGGCTGCGGGGCCTCCCTGAGCTTCCACCtgttcatctataaaatgggaggaTGAAACATCCACCTCATTGGGTGGGTTTAGAGCGGTGTGGCACATGGTGAAGTGCTCaggaataataattattattatcccgAATCCAAAGCCCTTCCCAATGACTGCTTTGGGGAAAGACGGGACCCCAGGGTAGCAAGAGCAGGACATGGCCCTGGGAAAAGGGACTCCCAGGAGCTCCACCACAGGAGAGAAACTTTGAGGCAGGAAGTGGGAGGAGGTTTTGGGCAGAGGCCAAGCACTTTTCCAGCAATCTCTGACTCTCCCAGAAGGCAGCCAGGTGCCCACGTGAGATGGCATTCCCGACAGAACCCCTCAGCCCGGCTGTGGGCCTGCCGCCGTTTATATAACGTGCTCCACTTTCCCTTCCTGATTCTCTTCTGCAGAGCTTGCAGACCCTGAGCTGCTGGGGCTGGTGCCCTGCGCAGCagaggcccaggggcaggctggggcCACAATTTGAAGAGTCAAGAAGAGAGTGACCAGGTCCCTGGTATTCAGGGAGCAAAGGAGCCCAGCCAGGAGGCTGCAGCATCCCATGAGGGGCCGGGGGTCTGTGTTccagcctcccccacccaccctgaCTGCAGAGGGAGGGGGTCTGGTCCGGCGGCTCTCTGCAGAGGCCACACCTTCGGATGTCCCCAGGGGGCTCAGCCTGGCGTCCTGAGAGTTCCCAGGCATAGTGTGAGatggggagaggatggagaagaCGGCGACTGGGTTTCTTTGCTTCTGTTCTAGGCTGGAAGCTAAACCCCGTGGTAGGCGCAGTCTACGGGCCTGAGTTCTATGCAGGTAAAGCCAGAGCAGTGGAGCGGGGCCGGGTGCGCCGGGCTGGGTATTGGGCGGTCATTGTCCAGGTCGTTCTGGCTGGAAAGCCAGGGCCTGCTGGtggaaggcttgactggggctgtgGTTGGCTGGGGGCGTGGTAGGTGGGTGTGGTCCGGCGGGCGTGGCCTGGTGTGGCTGCGCTCAGGCCCGGCGCCCCTGCCTGCCCTTGCCTTCTCGGTGGTCCCTCTCACCCCGTCTCCTCTCTGCCCCCTTTCCTGCAGTGACCGGGTTCCCCTACCCCACCACAGGCACAGCCGTTGCCTACAGGGGCGCGCACCtacggggccggggccgggccgtGTATAATACGTTTCGGGCtgcgccgcccccgcccccgatCCCAACTTACGGCGCGTGAGTATCTGGGGGCCACGGGAAGGGAAGCATGAAGCAAGGCTGGGACGGGGGGAGGCGTGGGGAGGGAGTCCCACGGCAGCCAGAGGGTCCAGGCAGCCTTTCCAAAACTCCGGGGGGCTGTGGGAACTCCCAGAACTCCACACTGCTGTCCTCTCCATatcagcacccccacccccacctcgcTACGGGGAATCAAGGGTCATTGGCGTTTAGAGGGACCGATAATGGGATCGTGGTTGGCCCTTGAGCCCAGTGAGGGCCTTCTCTGAGCCCTCGCTGGTCCATTTGCCCAGGGCCTAGTGCCTTCCGCCCTGATCTGGGGGGGGACAGCTgcctggggtggagtggggggagggtgagCAAGATGGGCCTGTGGGCCCCTGGGTTTGTGGGAGAAAGGAGCTGACCAGCAAGGGTGTTACTCTATTGTTATACCAAAACAGGGCACTGGAGCAAACGCTTGTTAAAATGCCAGTCCCATGGGCAGGGCTGgcaccctgccccctccctcctcagcagACACCGGAGCCGGCCTACCCCACCTCTCCAGCGTTCCCACCACTTTCTTGTCCGTTTGCTTCCAGGGTCGTGTATCAGGACGGCTTTTATGGTGCTGAGATTTATGTAAGTGCAGCCCTGGGGGGGGAAGGGTGGCATCCTGGCATCCTGTCAGTTTCAGTGAGCGGTCAGtgtcttctccctctctgccccttccccccACCGCATGCCCATCCTTGGAACCCCGGAGGGTGAGGGCGCTGCGTCTGCCCAGAGCACTGCGTCCCTAGGGACCTTGGCCCAGCTAAGTCTGGGTTATCCGGGCTCACAGTGGGAGTAGTAATGGGTCTCCCAGCAGCCCCATGAGCCAAA
It includes:
- the RBFOX3 gene encoding RNA binding protein fox-1 homolog 3 isoform X2 yields the protein MLCSMANSGCLLLSNSGSMLPHSVPCPPAFLYLQQGSQDATAPPEAMAQPYPPTQYPPPPQNGIPTEYAPPPPHPTQDYSGQTPVPPEHGMTLYTPAQTHPEQPGTEASTQPIAGAQTVPQTDEAAQTDSQPLHPSDPTEKQQPKRLHVSNIPFRFRDPDLRQMFGQFGKILDVEIIFNERGSKGFGFVTFETSSDADRAREKLNGTIVEGRKIEVNNATARVMTNKKTANPYTNGWKLNPVVGAVYGPEFYAVTGFPYPTTGTAVAYRGAHLRGRGRAVYNTFRAAPPPPPIPTYGAALEQTLVKMPVPWAGLAPCPLPPQQTPEPAYPTSPAFPPLSCPFASRVVYQDGFYGAEIYGGYAAYRYAQPAAAAAAAAYSDSYGRVYAAADPYHHTIGPAATYSIGTM
- the RBFOX3 gene encoding RNA binding protein fox-1 homolog 3 isoform X3, with translation MLCSMANSGCLLLSNSGSMLPHSVPCPPAFLYLQQGSQDATAPPEAMAQPYPPTQYPPPPQNGIPTEYAPPPPHPTQDYSGQTPVPPEHGMTLYTPAQTHPEQPGTEASTQPIAGAQTVPQTDEAAQTDSQPLHPSDPTEKQQPKRLHVSNIPFRFRDPDLRQMFGQFGKILDVEIIFNERGSKVNNATARVMTNKKTANPYTNGWKLNPVVGAVYGPEFYAVTGFPYPTTGTAVAYRGAHLRGRGRAVYNTFRAAPPPPPIPTYGAALEQTLVKMPVPWAGLAPCPLPPQQTPEPAYPTSPAFPPLSCPFASRVVYQDGFYGAEIYGGYAAYRYAQPAAAAAAAAYSDSYGRVYAAADPYHHTIGPAATYSIGTMASLCRGGYSRFTPY
- the RBFOX3 gene encoding RNA binding protein fox-1 homolog 3 isoform X6, which codes for MLCSMANSGCLLLSNSGSMLPHSVPCPPAFLYLQQGSQDATAPPEAMAQPYPPTQYPPPPQNGIPTEYAPPPPHPTQDYSGQTPVPPEHGMTLYTPAQTHPEQPGTEASTQPIAGAQTVPQTDEAAQTDSQPLHPSDPTEKQQPKRLHVSNIPFRFRDPDLRQMFGQFGKILDVEIIFNERGSKGFGFVTFETSSDADRAREKLNGTIVEGRKIEVNNATARVMTNKKTANPYTNGWKLNPVVGAVYGPEFYAVTGFPYPTTGTAVAYRGAHLRGRGRAVYNTFRAAPPPPPIPTYGAVVYQDGFYGAEIYGGYAAYRYAQPAAAAAAAAYSDSYGRVYAAADPYHHTIGPAATYSIGTMASLCRGGYSRFTPY
- the RBFOX3 gene encoding RNA binding protein fox-1 homolog 3 isoform X14; translated protein: MAQPYPPTQYPPPPQNGIPTEYAPPPPHPTQDYSGQTPVPPEHGMTLYTPAQTHPEQPGTEASTQPIAGAQTVPTDEAAQTDSQPLHPSDPTEKQQPKRLHVSNIPFRFRDPDLRQMFGQFGKILDVEIIFNERGSKGFGFVTFETSSDADRAREKLNGTIVEGRKIEVNNATARVMTNKKTANPYTNGWKLNPVVGAVYGPEFYAVTGFPYPTTGTAVAYRGAHLRGRGRAVYNTFRAAPPPPPIPTYGAVVYQDGFYGAEIYGGYAAYRYAQPAAAAAAAAYSDSYGRVYAAADPYHHTIGPAATYSIGTM
- the RBFOX3 gene encoding RNA binding protein fox-1 homolog 3 isoform X5, which produces MLCSMANSGCLLLSNSGSMLPHSVPCPPAFLYLQQGSQDATAPPEAMAQPYPPTQYPPPPQNGIPTEYAPPPPHPTQDYSGQTPVPPEHGMTLYTPAQTHPEQPGTEASTQPIAGAQTVPTDEAAQTDSQPLHPSDPTEKQQPKRLHVSNIPFRFRDPDLRQMFGQFGKILDVEIIFNERGSKGFGFVTFETSSDADRAREKLNGTIVEGRKIEVNNATARVMTNKKTANPYTNGWKLNPVVGAVYGPEFYAVTGFPYPTTGTAVAYRGAHLRGRGRAVYNTFRAAPPPPPIPTYGAVVYQDGFYGAEIYGGYAAYRYAQPAAAAAAAAYSDSYGRVYAAADPYHHTIGPAATYSIGTMASLCRGGYSRFTPY
- the RBFOX3 gene encoding RNA binding protein fox-1 homolog 3 isoform X1, giving the protein MLCSMANSGCLLLSNSGSMLPHSVPCPPAFLYLQQGSQDATAPPEAMAQPYPPTQYPPPPQNGIPTEYAPPPPHPTQDYSGQTPVPPEHGMTLYTPAQTHPEQPGTEASTQPIAGAQTVPTDEAAQTDSQPLHPSDPTEKQQPKRLHVSNIPFRFRDPDLRQMFGQFGKILDVEIIFNERGSKGFGFVTFETSSDADRAREKLNGTIVEGRKIEVNNATARVMTNKKTANPYTNGWKLNPVVGAVYGPEFYAVTGFPYPTTGTAVAYRGAHLRGRGRAVYNTFRAAPPPPPIPTYGAALEQTLVKMPVPWAGLAPCPLPPQQTPEPAYPTSPAFPPLSCPFASRVVYQDGFYGAEIYGGYAAYRYAQPAAAAAAAAYSDSYGRVYAAADPYHHTIGPAATYSIGTMASLCRGGYSRFTPY